The Odocoileus virginianus isolate 20LAN1187 ecotype Illinois chromosome 3, Ovbor_1.2, whole genome shotgun sequence genome includes a window with the following:
- the ABCA7 gene encoding phospholipid-transporting ATPase ABCA7 isoform X9 yields the protein MAFWTQLMLLLWKNFLYRKRQPIQLLVELLWPLFLFFILVAVRHSHPPLEQHECHFPNKPLPSAGTIPWLQGLICNVNNTCFPWQTPGEEPGILSNFKDSLVSRLLADARTVLGGPSAHRMLASLRKLMPILKAARTARASEKAGLWQESLGSVLGQAQESMGSLVETAEDMAQELLELPSLGELWALLQRPHRPGGPLEAVAEALCSARGPSKPGGPSLNWYEASDLKELVGQEPAQALWDNSLSPTCAELTGALDTHPLSRLLWRRLKPLVLGKVLFTPDTPFTRQIMAQVNRTFQELALLKDIQEVWGLLGPQLFNFLNDSANIAMLQRLLQIQDKGRRQPRPGGGARVEALHAFLNPRSGGYSWQKAHADVGHLAVTLGRVMECVTLDRLEAAPSEAALVERALKLLSEHRFWAGIVFLGPEDSPDPAQSPGPGHVRIKIRMDIDDVTRTNKIKDRFWDPGPAADPLTDLRYVWGGFVYLQDLLERAAVRVLTGTTPHAGLYLQQMPYPCYVDDAFLRLLSRSLPLFLTLAWIYSVALTVKAVVREKETRLRYTMRAMGLSATALWLGWFLSCLGPFLLSTALLVLVLKLGDILPYSHPGVLFLFLAAFAVATVVQSFLLSAFFSRANLAAACGGLAYFVLYLPYVLCVAWRDQLPVGGRVAASLLSPVAFGFGCESLALLEEQGEGAQWHNMGTGPTADVFSLAQVSGLLLLDAALYGLATWYLEAVCPGEYGIPEPWNFPFRRSYWFGSQTPKGPAPILAVQDPKVLVEEAPPGLIPGVSIRGLEKRFPGNPQPALCGLSLDFYQGHITAFLGHNGAGKTTTMSILSGLFPPTAGSASVLGHDVRTSMAAIRPCLGVCPQYNILFDLLTVDEHVWFYGRLKGLSAAAMGPEQDRLLQDMGLIPKRHAQTHHLSGGMQRKLSVAIAFVGGSQVVILDEPTAGVDPTSRRGIWELLLKYREGRTLILSTHHLDEAELLGDRVAIVAGGRLCCCGSPLFLRRHLGSGYYLTLAKGPPPLATSKKGETGLKNSMDAGQKREPGGQASSAGAAQLWAIVQRQVPGTRLVKDLPHELVLALPYKGALDGSFAELFHDLDQRLGELGLAGYGISDTSLEEIFLKVVEDCAVDTGPEDGRPRQGSCLGISHPDATRQLQVPPEETALENGGLAGSAPETQALQGSGPATAGRVHSWALTCQQLRALLLKRFLLARRSRRGLFAQIVLPALFVGLALVFSLIAPPFGYYPALRLSPSMYGSQVSFFSDDTPGDPEHSRLVEALLEEAGLEEAYPKSNSSRAPACTRPALCHFSVPEVPADVAEVLASGNWTLESPSPACQCSQPGAHRLLPDCPAAAGGPPPPQAPTSSGEVVQNLTGRNLSDFLVKTYPRLVRQGLKTKKWVNEVRYGGFSLGGQDPGLPSGLEVGRSVEELRALLNPTPGEALDYLLNNLTAWAVGLDTQDGLKIWFNNKGWHAMVAFVNRANNALLHAHLPPGLSHHAHSITTLNHPLNLTKEQLSEAALMASSVDVLVSICVVFAMSFVPASFILVLIDERVTRAKHLQCMGGLPPTLYWLGNFLWDMCNYLVSACIVVLIFLAFQQRAYVAPANLPALLLLLLLYGWSITPLMYPASFFFSVPSTAYVVLTCINLFIGINGSMATFVLELFSDQKLQKVSRILKQVFLIFPHFCLGRGLIDMVRNQAMADAFERLGEGHFQSPLRWEVVGKNLLAMFIQGPIFLLFTLLLQHHNRLLPQPRLRPLPALGEEDEDVARERERVVQGATQGDVLVLRDLTKVYPGQRTPAVDRLCLGIPPGECFGLLGVNGAGKTSTFRMVTGDTLPSGGEAILEGHSVAQEPAAAHCRMGYCPQSDAIFELLTGREHLELYARLRGVPEAQVAQTASYGLARLGLPQYADRPAGTYSGGNKRKLATAVALHLPALCPGRADHWHGPWCPAVPLEQSSGRGAGGPLRGTHLTQHGGVRGTLYAPGHHGEWAVPLPGQHTAPQGQIQVGG from the exons ATGGCCTTCTGGACACAGCTGATGCTGCTGCTTTGGAAGAATTTCCTGTATCGCAAGAGGCAGCCG ATCCAACTCTTGGTGGAGTTGTTGTGGCcgctctttctcttcttcatccTGGTGGCCGTTCGCCATTCCCATCCCCCACTCGAGCAGCATGAAT GTCATTTTCCCAACAAGCCGCTGCCTTCAGCGGGCACTATCCCTTGGCTCCAGGGCCTCATCTGCAACGTGAACAACACCTGCTTCCCGTGGCAAACCCCCGGCGAGGAGCCTGGCATCCTCAGCAACTTCAAGGACTCCCT GGTTTCCCGGCTCTTGGCAGATGCTCGCACTGTCCTGGGGGGCCCCAGTGCCCATAGGATGCTGGCTAGCCTGAGAAAACTGAtgcccattctgaaggctgcacGCACAGCGCGAGCAAGTGAGAAGGCGGGACTGTGGCAG GAGTCTCTGGGCTCTGTGCTGGGCCAGGCCCAGGAGTCCATGGGCAGCCTTGTGGAGACTGCAGAGGACATGGCCCAGGAG ctcctggagctGCCCAGCCTGGGGGAGCTGTGGGCCCTGCTACAGAGACCCCACAGGCCAGGTGGTCCCCTGGAGGCGGTGGCAGAAGCCCTTTGCAGTGCCAGGGGGCCCAGCAAACCAGGTGGGCCCTCCCTCAACTGGTATGAGGCCAGTGACCTGAAGGAGCTTGTGGGGCAGGAGCCAGCGCAGGCCCTGTGGGACAACAGCCTGA GCCCCACCTGCGCTGAGCTGACGGGGGCCCTGGACACCCACCCCCTATCCCGCCTGCTGTGGAGGCGCCTGAAGCCACTGGTCCTGGGGAAAGTACTGTTCACGCCTGACACACCCTTCACCCGGCAGATCATGGCCCAG GTCAACCGAACTTTCCAGGAGCTGGCGCTGTTGAAGGACATCCAGGAGGTGTGGGGGCTGCTGGGACCCCAGCTCTTTAACTTCCTGAACGATAGTGCCAATATCGCCATGCTGCAG AGGCTCCTGCAGATCCAGGACAAGGGAAGGAGGCAGCCAAGACCCGGAGGTGGGGCCAGAGTGGAAGCTCTTCATGCCTTTCTGAATCCCCGCAGCGGTGGCTACAGCTGGCAGAAGGCCCACGCTGATGTGGGACACCTGGCGGTCACACTGGGCCGTGTGATGGAG TGCGTGACTCTGGACAGGCTGGAGGCCGCCCCTTCAGAGGCTGCCCTGGTGGAGCGGGCCCTGAAGCTGCTCTCCGAGCACCGTTTCTGGGCCGGCATCGTTTTTCTGGGGCCTGAGGACTCCCCGGACCCCGCTCAGTCCCCAGGCCCTGGCCACGTGCGCATCAAGATCCGCATGGATATCGATGATGTCACAAGAACCAATAAGATCAAGGACAG GTTTTGGGACCCCGGTCCGGCCGCTGACCCCCTGACGGACCTGCGCTACGTGTGGGGTGGCTTCGTGTACCTGCAGGACCTGCTGGAGCGCGCAGCTGTGCGCGTGCTCACAGGGACCACCCCCCATGCCGGCCTCTACCTCCAGCAGATGCCCTACCCCTGCTACGTGGACGATGC GTTCCTGCGCTTGCTGAGCCGGTCACTGCCACTCTTCCTGACACTGGCTTGGATCTACTCGGTGGCGTTGACGGTGAAGGCCGTGGTGCGTGAGAAGGAGACTCGGCTGCGCTACACGATGCGCGCCATGGGGCTCAGCGCCACTGCACTGTGGCTGGGCTGGTTCCTCAGCTGCCTCGGGCCCTTCCTCCTCAGCACCGCGCTGCTTGTGCTGGTGCTCAAG CTCGGGGACATCCTCCCCTACAGCCACCCGGGGGTGCTGTTCCTGTTCTTGGCGGCTTTCGCTGTGGCCACGGTGGTCCAAAGTTTCTTGCTGAGCGCATTCTTCTCCCGAGCGAACTTGGCAGCCGCCTGCGGGGGTCTTGCCTATTTCGTACTCTATCTGCCCTACGTGCTGTGCGTGGCCTGGAGGGACCAGCTGCCCGTGGGCGGCCGCGTGGCCGCG AGCCTTCTGTCGCCCGTGGCCTTTGGTTTTGGCTGCGAGAGCCTGGCGCTGCTGGAGGAGCAGGGCGAGGGTGCGCAGTGGCACAACATGGGCACCGGGCCTACAGCAGATGTCTTCAGCTTGGCCCAGGTCTCGGGCCTTCTGCTGCTCGATGCCGCTCTCTATGGCCTCGCCACTTGGTACCTGGAGGCGGTGTGCCCAG GCGAGTACGGGATTCCCGAACCATGGAACTTTCCCTTTCGGAGGAGCTACTGGTTTGGGTCTCAGACCCCCAAGGGTCCTGCCCCAATCCTGGCTGTGCAGGACCCCAAGG TGCTGGTGGAGGAGGCACCCCCTGGCCTGATTCCGGGGGTCTCCATACGCGGCCTGGAAAAGCGCTTTCCTGGCAACCCGCAGCCAGCGCTGTGCGGACTCAGCCTGGACTTCTACCAGGGCCACATCACCGCCTTCCTGGGCCACAATGGGGCTGGCAAAACGACCACAAT GTCCATCCTGAGTGGCCTCTTTCCACCCACGGCTGGCTCCGCCTCTGTCCTGGGCCACGACGTCCGGACCAGCATGGCAGCCATCCGGCCCTGCCTGGGTGTCTGCCCGCAGTACAACATACTCTTTGACCT GCTGACTGTGGATGAGCACGTCTGGTTCTATGGGCGGTTGAAGGGTCTGAGCGCAGCTGCCATGGGTCCCGAGCAGGACCGGCTGCTGCAGGACATGGGGCTGATCCCCAAGAGGCATGCACAGACTCATCACCTGTCAG GCGGGATGCAGCGGAAGCTCTCAGTAGCCATTGCCTTTGTGGGTGGCTCCCAAGTTGTTATCCTGGATGAGCCCACAGCTGGTGTAGACCCCACTTCCCGTCGAGGCATCTGGGAGCTGCTGCTCAAATATCGGGAAG GTCGCACACTGATCCTCTCCACCCACCACCTGGATGAGGCGGAGCTGCTGGGAGACAGGGTGGCGATAGTGGCAGGGGGCCGCCTGTGCTGCTGTGGCTCTCCTCTCTTCCTGCGGCGTCACTTGGGCTCCGGATACTACTTGACATTGGCCAAGGGTCCCCCACCCCTGGCCACCAGCAAAAAG GGTGAAACTGGCTTGAAGAACAGCATGGATGCTGGGCAGAAAAGGGAGCCAGGAGGCCAGGCCAGCTCTGCCG GTGCAGCCCAGCTGTGGGCCATAGTGCAGCGCCAAGTGCCCGGCACACGACTGGTCAAGGATCTGCCACATGAACTGGTGCTGGCATTGCCCTACAAGGGCGCCCTGGATGGCAGCTTCGCTGAGCTCTTCCATGATCTGGACCAGCGGCTGGGGGAGCTGGGACTGGCTGGCTATGGGATCTCCGACACTAGCCTGGAGGAG ATCTTCCTGAAGGTGGTGGAAGATTGTGCTGTGGACACAGGCCCAGAGG ATGGTAGGCCCAGGCAAGGTTCGTGCTTGGGTATTTCTCATCCCGACGCGACTAGGCAGCTCCAAGTTCCTCCAGAGGAGACAGCCCTGGAGAATGGGGGGCTGG CTGGCTCTGCCCCTGAGACACAGGCACTACAGGGCTCTGGGCCGGCCACCGCAGGCCGCGTACACAGCTGGGCGCTCACTTGTCAGCAGCTCCGGGCCTTACTTCTCAAGCGTTTCCTGCTTGCCCGCCGCAGCCGCCGTGGCCTGTTTGCCCAG ATTGTGCTGCCTGCCCTCTTTGTGGGCCTGGCACTGGTGTTCAGCCTCATTGCACCCCCGTTTGGATACTACCCGGCTCTGCGGCTGAGCCCCAGCATGTACGGCTCCCAGGTGTCCTTCTTCAG CGATGACACTCCAGGGGACCCTGAACACTCCCGCCTGGTCGAGGCCCTGCTGGAGGAGGCCGGACTGGAGGAGGCTTACCCGAAAAGTAACTCCAGCAG GGCACCAGCATGCACACGGCCTGCCCTCTGCCACTTCTCGGTGCCTGAGGTCCCTGCAGACGTGGCTGAAGTCTTGGCCAGTGGCAACTGGACCCTGGAGTCTCCATcccccgcctgccagtgcagccaGCCTGGTGCCCACCGCCTGCTGCCTGACTGCCCTGCTGCAGCCGGTGGCCCCCCGCCACCCCAGGCACCAACCAGCTCTGGTGAAGTGGTCCAGAACCTAACGGGCCGGAACCTGTCTGACTTCCTGGTCAAGACCTACCCGCGCCTGGTGCGCCAAGG CCTGAAGACCAAGAAATGGGTGAACGAGGTCAG GTATGGGGGCTTCTCCCTTGGGGGCCAAGACCCAGGCCTGCCCTCGGGCTTGGAGGTGGGCCGCTCTGTGGAGGAGCTGCGGGCACTGCTGAACCCCACACCAGGCGAGGCCCTCGACTACCTCCTGAATAACCTCACAGCATGGGCTGTTGGTCTGGACACTCAGGATGGCCTCAAG ATCTGGTTTAACAACAAGGGCTGGCACGCCATGGTGGCCTTTGTAAACCGAGCCAACAACGCTCTCCTACACGCCCACCTGCCACCAGGCCTCTCCCACCATGCCCACAGCATCACCACGCTCAATCACCCCCTGAACCTCACCAAGGAGCAGTTGTCTGAGGCTGCGCT GATGGCCTCCTCAGTGGACGTGCTTGTCTCCATCTGCGTGGTCTTCGCCATGTCCTTTGTCCCGGCCAGCTTCATCCTTGTCCTCATTGACGAGCGTGTCACCCGAGCCAAACACCTGCAGTGCATGGGAGGCCTGCCCCCCACTCTCTACTGGCTTGGCAACTTTCTCTGGGACATG TGTAACTACTTGGTGTCAGCGTGCATCGTGGTGCTCATCTTTTTGGCCTTCCAGCAGAGGGCATATGTGGCCCCTGCCAACCTGCCTGCCCTCCTGCTGTTGCTACTACTGTACGG CTGGTCGATCACGCCACTCATGTACCCAGCCTCCTTCTTCTTCTCTGTGCCCAGCACAGCCTATGTTGTGCTCACCTGCATCAATCTCTTTATTGGTATCAATGGCAGCATGGCCACCTTCGTGCTTGAGCTCTTCTCTGATCAG AAGTTGCAGAAGGTGAGCCGGATCCTGAAACAGGTCTTCCTTATCTTTCCTCACTTCTGCTTGGGTCGGGGCCTCATCGACATGGTGCGGAACCAGGCCATGGCTGATGCCTTTGAGCGCTTGG GAGAGGGGCATTTCCAGTCGCCCCTGCGTTGGGAGGTGGTCGGCAAGAACCTCTTGGCCATGTTCATACAGGGGCCAATCTTCCTCCTCTTTACACTACTGCTTCAGCACCACAACCGCCTCCTACCACA ACCCAGGCTGAGGCCATTACCCGCCCTGGGAGAGGAGGATGAGGATGTGGCCCGTGAGCGGGAACGGGTAGTACAAGGGGCCACCCAGGGGGATGTGTTGGTACTGAGGGACCTGACCAAG GTGTACCCTGGGCAGAGGACGCCAGCTGTTGACCGCCTGTGCCTGGGGATTCCCCCTGGTGAG TGTTTCGGGCTGCTGGGCGTGAACGGAGCAGGGAAAACGTCCACATTCCGCATGGTGACTGGGGACACTCTGCCCAGTGGGGGCGAGGCCATTCTGGAAGGCCACAG CGTGGCCCAGGAACCGGCCGCAGCTCACTGCCGCATGGGCTACTGCCCTCAGTCGGATGCCATCTTCGAGCTGCTGACCGGTCGCGAGCACCTGGAGCTGTATGCACGCCTGCGAGGAGTCCCTGAAGCCCAAGTTGCCCAG ACAGCAAGCTACGGCCTGGCACGCCTGGGCCTCCCTCAGTATGCTGACCGACCTGCGGGCACCTACAGCGGTGGCAACAAGCGGAAGCTGGCGACAGCCGTGGCTCTG